A single genomic interval of Calypte anna isolate BGI_N300 chromosome 3, bCalAnn1_v1.p, whole genome shotgun sequence harbors:
- the PLG gene encoding plasminogen isoform X3 has product MRISKAAFLFLSLLSSVQGSVLDSYVRTEGAWLLNPKKQIYKANSEEECAEHCETEDKFSCRAFLFTSKDQQCLTLSENTKTAMLFRRTNAVLYEKRIYLLECKKGRGVDYRGTEAKTQKGVPCQKWADNAPHKPNYTPEKYPNAGLEENYCRNPDNDEKGPWCYTTDPATRFDYCNIPECEVQCQRWDSQHPHSHGYLPENFPEKDLKMNYCRNPDGEPRPWCFTTSPTKRWEYCDIPRCTTPPPPPAPGRQCLSGRGEDYRGTISVTEFGNTCQHWSSQSPHRHARTPENYPCKSLEENYCRNPDGEKMPWCYTTNRTARWEYCTIPSCDGREPEEPAVDVPEQAQISEECYQGNGVTYRGTASFTITGKKCQAWSSMSPHRHNKTAEQFPNADLRQNYCRNPDADSRPWCYTTDPRVRWEYCNLKKCDDQGSVSLPKPPQTTLEPNPDCIHENGIDYRGTVAKTARGRTCQEWSSQKPHSHDYFTPTTHPGAGLDKNYCRNPDGDVNGPWCYTTDPRKAWEYCDIPKCSPAQYECGKSKFKPKLCAQRIVAGCISHPHSWPWQISLRTSFGLHFCGGTLIDPQWVLTAAHCLEKSSRPSAYKVYLGLHRERALEASVQKRDVEKLFKQPERADIALLKLSRPAVINDHVIPVCLPKENAVLGGREECYVTGWGDTRGTGGDGYLKETGFPVIENKICNRPEFLNGKVRKHELCAGNIQGGTDTCQGDSGGPLVCLDQDKFVQHGVTSWGLGCAQPMKPGVYVRVSSYVSWIKSIMENN; this is encoded by the exons tgcaAGGGAGTGTACTAGACAGCTATGTGAGGACAGAGGGAGCTTGGCTGCTCAACCCAAAGAAGCAAATCTATAAGGCAAATAGTGAAGAAGAATGTGCAGAGCACTGTGAAACCGAAGATAAATTTTCTTGCAG GGCCTTCTTATTCACCAGTAAAGACCAACAGTGTTTAACATTGTCTGAGAACACCAAAACAGCGATGTTATTCAGAAGAACAAATGCAGTTCTTTATGAAAAAAGAA tttatCTCCTAGAATGCAAGAAGGGAAGAGGGGTAGATTACAGAGGAACAGAAGCCAAAACTCAGAAAGGTGTTCCATGCCAGAAGTGGGCTGATAATGCACCCCATAAACCAAA TTACACACCTGAAAAATATCCCAACGCAGGACTGGAGGAAAACTACTGCAGAAATCCTGATAATGATGAAAAGGGCCCCTGGTGTTATACAACAGATCCTGCTACCAGATTTGATTACTGTAACATCCCAGAGTGTGAAG TGCAGTGCCAGCGCTGGGACTCCCAGCATCCTCATTCTCATGGATATCTCCCAGAAAA TTTTCCAGAGAAGGATCTGAAGATGAATTATTGCCGTAATCCTGATGGTGAACCTCGGCCCTGGTGTTTCACTACAAGCCCCACTAAACGCTGGGAATATTGTGACATTCCTCGTTGTA CAAcacccccaccacctcctgcacCAGGGCGTCAGTGTCTgtcaggaagaggagaagactATCGAGGCACGATATCTGTAACTGAATTTGGAAATACCTGTCAGCACTGGAGCTCTCAGTCTCCTCACAGACATGCTCGCACTCCGGAAAACTACCCCTGCAA gagCCTAGAGGAAAACTACTGTAGAAATCCCGATGGTGAGAAGATGCCATGGTGTTACACCACCAACAGAACGGCCCGGTGGGAATATTGCACCATCCCCTCCTGTGATGGGAGAGAGCCAGAGGAGCCTG CTGTTGATGTGCCTGAGCAGGCTCAAATTTCTGAGGAGTGCTATCAAGGCAATGGTGTGACTTACCGTGGCACAGCTTCTTTCACTATCACGGGAAAGAAATGTCAAGCCTGGAGCTCCATGTCCCCGCACAGACACAACAAAACAGCCGAGCAGTTCCCCAACGC GGACCTGAGGCAGAATTATTGCAGAAATCCCGATGCTGATAGCCGCCCATGGTGCTACACTACTGACCCCAGAGTGAGATGGGAGTATTGCAACCTGAAGAAGTGTGATGACCAAGGATCAGTAAGTTTGCCAAAACCTCCTCAGACAACACTGGAACCAAATCCTG ACTGCATTCATGAGAATGGTATAGACTATCGTGGCACAGTAGCAAAAACTGCAAGGGGCAGGACTTGTCAAGAGTGGAGTTCTCAGAAACCTCACAGCCATGACTATTTCACTCCTACGACTCATCCAGGAGCAGGCCTGGACAAAAAT tATTGCAGGAATCCTGATGGAGATGTGAATGGACCTTGGTGCTACACAACAGACCCAAGAAAAGCCTGGGAGTACTGTGACATTCCCAAGTGCT CTCCCGCCCAGTATGAGTGTGGAAAATCCAAGTTCAAACCAAAGCTGTGTGCTCAAAGGATTGTTGCTGGGTGTATTTCACATCCACACTCCTGGCCCTGGCAAATAAGCCTCCGGACAAG TTTTGGCTTGCATTTCTGTGGGGGAACTCTGATAGATCCACAGTGGGTTCTCACTGCCGCTCACTGCTTGGAGAA GTCCTCACGGCCATCTGCATATAAAGTGTACCTTGGACTACACAGAGAAAGAGCATTAGAGGCATCAGTACAAAAACGAGATGTTGAGAAGTTGTTCAAGCAGCCAGAGAGGGCAGACATTGCTCTGCTAAAACTGAGCAG acCAGCAGTCATCAATGATCATGTAATCCCAGTTTGTTTGCCAAAAGAAAACGCTGTGttaggaggaagagaggagtgCTATGTGACAGGATGGGGGGATACAAGAG GGACTGGTGGTGATGGCTACTTAAAGGAAACTGGTTTCCCTGTAATCGAGAATAAAATATGCAACCGCCCTGAATTTTTGAATGGTAAAGTCAGAAAGCACgagctctgtgctgggaatATTCAAGGTGGCACAGATACCTGCCAG GGGGACAGTGGAGGACCTCTAGTCTGTCTGGACCAAGATAAATTTGTCCAACATGGAGTCACCTCTTGGGGTCTTGGCTGTGCCCAACCCATGAAACCTGGTGTTTACGTTCGTGTTTCCAGTTATGTTTCTTGGATTAAGAGTATAATGGAAAACAACTGA
- the PLG gene encoding plasminogen isoform X2, protein MRISKAAFLFLSLLSSVQGSVLDSYVRTEGAWLLNPKKQIYKANSEEECAEHCETEDKFSCRAFLFTSKDQQCLTLSENTKTAMLFRRTNAVLYEKRIYLLECKKGRGVDYRGTEAKTQKGVPCQKWADNAPHKPNYTPEKYPNAGLEENYCRNPDNDEKGPWCYTTDPATRFDYCNIPECEECMHCSGENYHGVVATTESGLQCQRWDSQHPHSHGYLPENFPEKDLKMNYCRNPDGEPRPWCFTTSPTKRWEYCDIPRCTTPPPPPAPGRQCLSGRGEDYRGTISVTEFGNTCQHWSSQSPHRHARTPENYPCKSLEENYCRNPDGEKMPWCYTTNRTARWEYCTIPSCDGREPEEPAVDVPEQAQISEECYQGNGVTYRGTASFTITGKKCQAWSSMSPHRHNKTAEQFPNADLRQNYCRNPDADSRPWCYTTDPRVRWEYCNLKKCDDQGSVSLPKPPQTTLEPNPDCIHENGIDYRGTVAKTARGRTCQEWSSQKPHSHDYFTPTTHPGAGLDKNYCRNPDGDVNGPWCYTTDPRKAWEYCDIPKCSPAQYECGKSKFKPKLCAQRIVAGCISHPHSWPWQISLRTSFGLHFCGGTLIDPQWVLTAAHCLEKSSRPSAYKVYLGLHRERALEASVQKRDVEKLFKQPERADIALLKLSRPAVINDHVIPVCLPKENAVLGGREECYVTGWGDTRGTGGDGYLKETGFPVIENKICNRPEFLNGKVRKHELCAGNIQGGTDTCQGDSGGPLVCLDQDKFVQHGVTSWGLGCAQPMKPGVYVRVSSYVSWIKSIMENN, encoded by the exons tgcaAGGGAGTGTACTAGACAGCTATGTGAGGACAGAGGGAGCTTGGCTGCTCAACCCAAAGAAGCAAATCTATAAGGCAAATAGTGAAGAAGAATGTGCAGAGCACTGTGAAACCGAAGATAAATTTTCTTGCAG GGCCTTCTTATTCACCAGTAAAGACCAACAGTGTTTAACATTGTCTGAGAACACCAAAACAGCGATGTTATTCAGAAGAACAAATGCAGTTCTTTATGAAAAAAGAA tttatCTCCTAGAATGCAAGAAGGGAAGAGGGGTAGATTACAGAGGAACAGAAGCCAAAACTCAGAAAGGTGTTCCATGCCAGAAGTGGGCTGATAATGCACCCCATAAACCAAA TTACACACCTGAAAAATATCCCAACGCAGGACTGGAGGAAAACTACTGCAGAAATCCTGATAATGATGAAAAGGGCCCCTGGTGTTATACAACAGATCCTGCTACCAGATTTGATTACTGTAACATCCCAGAGTGTGAAG AGTGCATGCACTGCAGCGGAGAAAACTACCACGGAGTAGTTGCAACCACAGAGTCTGGGCTGCAGTGCCAGCGCTGGGACTCCCAGCATCCTCATTCTCATGGATATCTCCCAGAAAA TTTTCCAGAGAAGGATCTGAAGATGAATTATTGCCGTAATCCTGATGGTGAACCTCGGCCCTGGTGTTTCACTACAAGCCCCACTAAACGCTGGGAATATTGTGACATTCCTCGTTGTA CAAcacccccaccacctcctgcacCAGGGCGTCAGTGTCTgtcaggaagaggagaagactATCGAGGCACGATATCTGTAACTGAATTTGGAAATACCTGTCAGCACTGGAGCTCTCAGTCTCCTCACAGACATGCTCGCACTCCGGAAAACTACCCCTGCAA gagCCTAGAGGAAAACTACTGTAGAAATCCCGATGGTGAGAAGATGCCATGGTGTTACACCACCAACAGAACGGCCCGGTGGGAATATTGCACCATCCCCTCCTGTGATGGGAGAGAGCCAGAGGAGCCTG CTGTTGATGTGCCTGAGCAGGCTCAAATTTCTGAGGAGTGCTATCAAGGCAATGGTGTGACTTACCGTGGCACAGCTTCTTTCACTATCACGGGAAAGAAATGTCAAGCCTGGAGCTCCATGTCCCCGCACAGACACAACAAAACAGCCGAGCAGTTCCCCAACGC GGACCTGAGGCAGAATTATTGCAGAAATCCCGATGCTGATAGCCGCCCATGGTGCTACACTACTGACCCCAGAGTGAGATGGGAGTATTGCAACCTGAAGAAGTGTGATGACCAAGGATCAGTAAGTTTGCCAAAACCTCCTCAGACAACACTGGAACCAAATCCTG ACTGCATTCATGAGAATGGTATAGACTATCGTGGCACAGTAGCAAAAACTGCAAGGGGCAGGACTTGTCAAGAGTGGAGTTCTCAGAAACCTCACAGCCATGACTATTTCACTCCTACGACTCATCCAGGAGCAGGCCTGGACAAAAAT tATTGCAGGAATCCTGATGGAGATGTGAATGGACCTTGGTGCTACACAACAGACCCAAGAAAAGCCTGGGAGTACTGTGACATTCCCAAGTGCT CTCCCGCCCAGTATGAGTGTGGAAAATCCAAGTTCAAACCAAAGCTGTGTGCTCAAAGGATTGTTGCTGGGTGTATTTCACATCCACACTCCTGGCCCTGGCAAATAAGCCTCCGGACAAG TTTTGGCTTGCATTTCTGTGGGGGAACTCTGATAGATCCACAGTGGGTTCTCACTGCCGCTCACTGCTTGGAGAA GTCCTCACGGCCATCTGCATATAAAGTGTACCTTGGACTACACAGAGAAAGAGCATTAGAGGCATCAGTACAAAAACGAGATGTTGAGAAGTTGTTCAAGCAGCCAGAGAGGGCAGACATTGCTCTGCTAAAACTGAGCAG acCAGCAGTCATCAATGATCATGTAATCCCAGTTTGTTTGCCAAAAGAAAACGCTGTGttaggaggaagagaggagtgCTATGTGACAGGATGGGGGGATACAAGAG GGACTGGTGGTGATGGCTACTTAAAGGAAACTGGTTTCCCTGTAATCGAGAATAAAATATGCAACCGCCCTGAATTTTTGAATGGTAAAGTCAGAAAGCACgagctctgtgctgggaatATTCAAGGTGGCACAGATACCTGCCAG GGGGACAGTGGAGGACCTCTAGTCTGTCTGGACCAAGATAAATTTGTCCAACATGGAGTCACCTCTTGGGGTCTTGGCTGTGCCCAACCCATGAAACCTGGTGTTTACGTTCGTGTTTCCAGTTATGTTTCTTGGATTAAGAGTATAATGGAAAACAACTGA
- the PLG gene encoding plasminogen isoform X1 codes for MRISKAAFLFLSLLSSVQGSVLDSYVRTEGAWLLNPKKQIYKANSEEECAEHCETEDKFSCRAFLFTSKDQQCLTLSENTKTAMLFRRTNAVLYEKRIYLLECKKGRGVDYRGTEAKTQKGVPCQKWADNAPHKPNYTPEKYPNAGLEENYCRNPDNDEKGPWCYTTDPATRFDYCNIPECEVECMHCSGENYHGVVATTESGLQCQRWDSQHPHSHGYLPENFPEKDLKMNYCRNPDGEPRPWCFTTSPTKRWEYCDIPRCTTPPPPPAPGRQCLSGRGEDYRGTISVTEFGNTCQHWSSQSPHRHARTPENYPCKSLEENYCRNPDGEKMPWCYTTNRTARWEYCTIPSCDGREPEEPAVDVPEQAQISEECYQGNGVTYRGTASFTITGKKCQAWSSMSPHRHNKTAEQFPNADLRQNYCRNPDADSRPWCYTTDPRVRWEYCNLKKCDDQGSVSLPKPPQTTLEPNPDCIHENGIDYRGTVAKTARGRTCQEWSSQKPHSHDYFTPTTHPGAGLDKNYCRNPDGDVNGPWCYTTDPRKAWEYCDIPKCSPAQYECGKSKFKPKLCAQRIVAGCISHPHSWPWQISLRTSFGLHFCGGTLIDPQWVLTAAHCLEKSSRPSAYKVYLGLHRERALEASVQKRDVEKLFKQPERADIALLKLSRPAVINDHVIPVCLPKENAVLGGREECYVTGWGDTRGTGGDGYLKETGFPVIENKICNRPEFLNGKVRKHELCAGNIQGGTDTCQGDSGGPLVCLDQDKFVQHGVTSWGLGCAQPMKPGVYVRVSSYVSWIKSIMENN; via the exons tgcaAGGGAGTGTACTAGACAGCTATGTGAGGACAGAGGGAGCTTGGCTGCTCAACCCAAAGAAGCAAATCTATAAGGCAAATAGTGAAGAAGAATGTGCAGAGCACTGTGAAACCGAAGATAAATTTTCTTGCAG GGCCTTCTTATTCACCAGTAAAGACCAACAGTGTTTAACATTGTCTGAGAACACCAAAACAGCGATGTTATTCAGAAGAACAAATGCAGTTCTTTATGAAAAAAGAA tttatCTCCTAGAATGCAAGAAGGGAAGAGGGGTAGATTACAGAGGAACAGAAGCCAAAACTCAGAAAGGTGTTCCATGCCAGAAGTGGGCTGATAATGCACCCCATAAACCAAA TTACACACCTGAAAAATATCCCAACGCAGGACTGGAGGAAAACTACTGCAGAAATCCTGATAATGATGAAAAGGGCCCCTGGTGTTATACAACAGATCCTGCTACCAGATTTGATTACTGTAACATCCCAGAGTGTGAAG TAGAGTGCATGCACTGCAGCGGAGAAAACTACCACGGAGTAGTTGCAACCACAGAGTCTGGGCTGCAGTGCCAGCGCTGGGACTCCCAGCATCCTCATTCTCATGGATATCTCCCAGAAAA TTTTCCAGAGAAGGATCTGAAGATGAATTATTGCCGTAATCCTGATGGTGAACCTCGGCCCTGGTGTTTCACTACAAGCCCCACTAAACGCTGGGAATATTGTGACATTCCTCGTTGTA CAAcacccccaccacctcctgcacCAGGGCGTCAGTGTCTgtcaggaagaggagaagactATCGAGGCACGATATCTGTAACTGAATTTGGAAATACCTGTCAGCACTGGAGCTCTCAGTCTCCTCACAGACATGCTCGCACTCCGGAAAACTACCCCTGCAA gagCCTAGAGGAAAACTACTGTAGAAATCCCGATGGTGAGAAGATGCCATGGTGTTACACCACCAACAGAACGGCCCGGTGGGAATATTGCACCATCCCCTCCTGTGATGGGAGAGAGCCAGAGGAGCCTG CTGTTGATGTGCCTGAGCAGGCTCAAATTTCTGAGGAGTGCTATCAAGGCAATGGTGTGACTTACCGTGGCACAGCTTCTTTCACTATCACGGGAAAGAAATGTCAAGCCTGGAGCTCCATGTCCCCGCACAGACACAACAAAACAGCCGAGCAGTTCCCCAACGC GGACCTGAGGCAGAATTATTGCAGAAATCCCGATGCTGATAGCCGCCCATGGTGCTACACTACTGACCCCAGAGTGAGATGGGAGTATTGCAACCTGAAGAAGTGTGATGACCAAGGATCAGTAAGTTTGCCAAAACCTCCTCAGACAACACTGGAACCAAATCCTG ACTGCATTCATGAGAATGGTATAGACTATCGTGGCACAGTAGCAAAAACTGCAAGGGGCAGGACTTGTCAAGAGTGGAGTTCTCAGAAACCTCACAGCCATGACTATTTCACTCCTACGACTCATCCAGGAGCAGGCCTGGACAAAAAT tATTGCAGGAATCCTGATGGAGATGTGAATGGACCTTGGTGCTACACAACAGACCCAAGAAAAGCCTGGGAGTACTGTGACATTCCCAAGTGCT CTCCCGCCCAGTATGAGTGTGGAAAATCCAAGTTCAAACCAAAGCTGTGTGCTCAAAGGATTGTTGCTGGGTGTATTTCACATCCACACTCCTGGCCCTGGCAAATAAGCCTCCGGACAAG TTTTGGCTTGCATTTCTGTGGGGGAACTCTGATAGATCCACAGTGGGTTCTCACTGCCGCTCACTGCTTGGAGAA GTCCTCACGGCCATCTGCATATAAAGTGTACCTTGGACTACACAGAGAAAGAGCATTAGAGGCATCAGTACAAAAACGAGATGTTGAGAAGTTGTTCAAGCAGCCAGAGAGGGCAGACATTGCTCTGCTAAAACTGAGCAG acCAGCAGTCATCAATGATCATGTAATCCCAGTTTGTTTGCCAAAAGAAAACGCTGTGttaggaggaagagaggagtgCTATGTGACAGGATGGGGGGATACAAGAG GGACTGGTGGTGATGGCTACTTAAAGGAAACTGGTTTCCCTGTAATCGAGAATAAAATATGCAACCGCCCTGAATTTTTGAATGGTAAAGTCAGAAAGCACgagctctgtgctgggaatATTCAAGGTGGCACAGATACCTGCCAG GGGGACAGTGGAGGACCTCTAGTCTGTCTGGACCAAGATAAATTTGTCCAACATGGAGTCACCTCTTGGGGTCTTGGCTGTGCCCAACCCATGAAACCTGGTGTTTACGTTCGTGTTTCCAGTTATGTTTCTTGGATTAAGAGTATAATGGAAAACAACTGA